GACCGGCCCGGAACCATGGTGCGTCGAGGCGCCTAGTGGTAGTCGTTGTACAACTGAGTCACCAGGGCCTCGCCGGCCTGGACATCGGCGGACGCATCAGCCTCCTCGTAGTCCTCGATGGCATTCTCGAGATCGATGCGATACCCCCTACCCGGATTCGACCTGGCATTGTGCAGCGCGGTTTCGTAAGCAGTCTTGGCGTCGGCCAAGGTTCTCACGCCCTTCAATCGAGGAGCTACAGATCATCCACGGAAGCATCGGGCTACCGCTGGTCATTTATACCAGCTGCGCCTCAGGCGCTCAAGAGCTCTGCCACCTTCCCCACGTCTTCGGCAACATAGGTTGCCCCAGACGCCTCCAGCTCCTCACGCGATCCATAGCCAAACAGCACCCCCACCGAATCAATCCCGTTCTCTTTTGCGCCAATCACATCGTGCTCCCGATCGCCCACCATGATCGCCTTCGACTTCGGCGGGTTTCCTAGCCACTCCAAAGCCTCAGAAATGGTAGCTCCCTTGCCCAAAATATTGCCCAAATGCGTACCTACAACCACGACAAAATAATTCGTCAGGCCCGTTTGCGCCAAAATTTGCTGGGCAAATTCATCGATTTTCGACGTTGCCACCGCCAATATTTTGCCCTGAGTTTTGAGTGCATCCAGCAGCTCTACCATCCCCGGGTAGGGTACATACTGCCGTATGCCTTCCACCCGAAAATGCTCCCGATAAATCCCTATGACTTCGGCCGCCGACGCGTCATCAAAACCGTAAAAGTCCTTAAACGACTGGGCCAATGGCGGCCCTACAAACCGCCGCAAAGACGCCTTATCCGGCTCGTCAATACCCATTTTAGTCAGGGCGTAATCAAGCGAATTGGTAATACTTGGCCCCGGATCGCACAGCGTTCCGTCCAGATCAAACAAAATGTATTGGTAGCTCACAGCCGTCTCAGCCTAAGTTACTAAAACTCAAATCCGGTTTCACCCGCTCAATAAGCCGCGCCGTCTGCCCCAGGCTCTTGCCGGCCACACTCTGATCGTTCACGAAGTTCTCAATATCCTGCTCGCGGTGGCCGTCGATGCCGTAGGTGGTGATGCAACCCACACGCTTGGCCATAGCCGCCAGCACCGGCTCGGCCCGACGCGCCGCGCCATTCATGGGGTTGCCCATGAGCTCCACGCCGTCGAGCCGCCCGTCGCGCAGCATGCCTTCGAGCATTCCGGCGTCGATCTTGCGCGCCGCGGTGTACCAGTGCGCCACCACCGCCACCCCGCCGGCACCACGGATGAGCTTCACGGCCGCATCCAGGTCAATCGAGTACAAATAATCCACATAAATCCCTGCCACAAAGGCGTCATCGCTCAAAAACAGCCGGTACGGATAGTCGCTCGCCGGCCGCTCCATCATGTGCGCGTAATCCATGGCCACGGCAGCACTCCCCACCGCCGCCAGCTCCATGTCCATCCGCATCTGCTCCACGATGGCCGCATTTTCCGGATGCGCATTGAGCGCCCGCACAATGTGCGGCCGGCCCACGGTCTCGCCACCCGACGCCGCCAGGCAATCCTCCACCGAAATCGTAAACTTGAGTCCGCGCAGATTCGTCACAATCCGCTCCATCCGCTCCACCCGCGCCGCCACCGCCCGCCGGCAATGCTCGCGCAGCGCCACATTCGTGGGGTCGGTAAACAGCCCCAAAATGTGCAGCGAGCTCGTAACCCCGCCGCCCAATTCCACCGGCAGGCCGCTCGAAATCTCGCATCCCACCAGCCATTTCACCGGTCCGTCATACGCCCGCAGCTTCGCCAGATCCACCTCGCTCGGCAGCGTATCATGATCCGTAAACGCCACCACCCCCACCTTGTTGCGCCGCGCCGCCTCGAGCACCTCCAGATACGTCTGCGTGCCGTCCGATGCCGTCGTGTGATTATGCAGTGATTCGTACATCCTAGCGATCCGCCAACCGGTACACGAATTTCAGCCCCGACCAATCGTCGGTGAGCGCCGCCACCTTCACATCCACCAGCCCCGCCTTCAAGCCCAGCTCGCGCACGATCCCCTCAGTGAGCCCCGTGTGCAGCGGCGAAGTCCGCTTGGCCCAGCAAATCCACAACATCCCGCCCGGCTCCAAATGCGACGCGAGGTTCGCCAACACCGCATTCAGCTGCTCGGTGCTGGTCGCAAAATACTGAATAAAATCAAACCGGCCCGCCAACCGCACCGCCACCTTCGCCCGCTCATCTAGGTCCCCCAGCAAATCCAAATACCCCGCCGGCGCATGCATCACAATCAGGCGCGCACCCGGCCGCACGCCCAATTTATCGATCAAGTTTTTGTTCGAATATCCTGCCATCGGTGCCTATCTTATCATTTTGCCAGGCCAAATGTATCACCCTTCTCGATAAGAAAGCCTTCGCGCACCAGCGCCGCCAACACCGCGGGCAGCCGTTCATCGCCGATTCCCAGCTCACGCACCCTCTTCGGCCCATCGAGCAATCGCCGCAGCACCTCGCCCCGCAGCTGCCGCACGCTGCCCGCAAACGTCGATTGCACCGCGTAATGCCGGCTGCGTCGGTTCGGATTCACCACCCGCTTGGCCAAATCCGCCCCATAATCCATGAGTGCCCAATACCACTCGCGCGGGTGCTGCCGGTCGAGCGCCGCCTCGATCAGCGGCCGCAACACCGCATCCGGCACGCCGTCCGGATAGCTCGCGCACAAGGCCGGCGAGTCCTCAAAAAATTCGTGCAAAAACACCCGCCGGATATTCGTTTCGATAAACACCACCGGCTCATCGTAGGCAAACGCCGCGATGCTGCCGGCCGTGTTGGGCCCAATCCCCGGCAACCGCACCAGCTCCGCCGGGTCGCGCGGCAACACGCCACCAAATTCGCGTACCACCATCTGCGCCGCCTCCCGCAGCCACAGCGCCCGCCGGTTGTAACCCAGCCCCTGCCACGCCTCCACCACCTCGGCCACGCTCGCCGCGGCCAGCGCCTCAAAACTCCCAAACCGCTCCAGCCACCGCGGCCAATGCCCCAGCACCCGGCTCACCTGCGTTTGCTGCAGCATCACCTCACTCACAAACACCCCATACGGCGTCACCTCCCGCCGCCACGGCAAATCCCGCCCCTGCTCACGATAAAACTCCCACACCCGTTCCCGAAAATCCACAATGACCCGTTCATCCATGTCCCAGATTGTAACGCACTCACCCAATATTCTTGACGGTAGTATACCCACTGTAGTATACTATCGGTAACATACTAATAACTAACCAAGGAACCCATTGAAACCACTCGATGACTATGAACAAACCCTCCTCTCCGGCTGGGAAGACACCTACAGCAAAGGCCAACTCACCCTCTGGATAATGCTGTCGCTCAAAGACAGCCAAAAACACATGGGTCAAATCAAAGACTTCATCCTCGAAGCCACCCACGGCCTCGTAACGCCCGACGACAAAAGCGTCTACCGCTCGCTCCGCCGGTTTCGCGACGCCCAGCTTGTGGATCATCGGCTCGAACCCAACCCCGGCGGTCCTGCGCTCAAAATCTACCAGCTCACGCCCACCGGAGCAGCCGTTCTACAAGCCTTTCTCGCCCGAAATATCGAGGACATTCTCTACCAGCCCCGCATCCGTACATTAATCAAACAGGATCAATCATGGAATCAACCGCAAAAATCAGCCGTCTCAGCCGCGGCTGGCAAATCACCAAAAGCTCGTGGCGCGTCCTCAAACTCGACAAAGAACTTGCCGCCCTTCCCCTCGTCAGCTTTACCATCCAACTCCTAGCCCTCGTCCCCTTCGTCTTGGTCGCTATCGCCCTGCGAGCCAACAATCAGCTCAATAATTGGCGCGACTTTGCCTTTACGCTCGCTCTATATTTCGTCCTGGCGCTCATTACCAACTTCTTTGCCGGCGCCGTCATTTTCGGTGCCACCCAACGCTTCCGGGGTGAAAACCCCACCATCAGCAGCAGCCTGGCCGGCGCCTGGCGCAAATTTGGCCCACTGGCGGCCTTTAGCCTCATGATGGCGACGATTGGGCTGGCGCTCCGCATGCTTGAGGATCGCGTACCCTTTGCCGGTAGAATCGCCGTGGACTTACTCGGCGCCGCCTGGTCTATCGCCAATGTCTTCGCCCTACCCGTGATCGTCCTCAGCGAGGGATCCGTCGCGCCATTCGACGCCACCAAGCAATCCGTCCACACGATTAAACAAATCTGGGGCGAAAGCATTGTGGTCAATCTCGGCATCGGATTCGTATCCGGGCTAGCCGTCCTCGGCTATATTCTTATCTGGGCAATCATAGCTGCGGTGCCATTTATGCTCCCAATCGCCGCCCCCGGAGCCCC
This portion of the Candidatus Saccharimonadia bacterium genome encodes:
- a CDS encoding DUF3052 domain-containing protein produces the protein MAGYSNKNLIDKLGVRPGARLIVMHAPAGYLDLLGDLDERAKVAVRLAGRFDFIQYFATSTEQLNAVLANLASHLEPGGMLWICWAKRTSPLHTGLTEGIVRELGLKAGLVDVKVAALTDDWSGLKFVYRLADR
- a CDS encoding HAD hydrolase-like protein; its protein translation is MSYQYILFDLDGTLCDPGPSITNSLDYALTKMGIDEPDKASLRRFVGPPLAQSFKDFYGFDDASAAEVIGIYREHFRVEGIRQYVPYPGMVELLDALKTQGKILAVATSKIDEFAQQILAQTGLTNYFVVVVGTHLGNILGKGATISEALEWLGNPPKSKAIMVGDREHDVIGAKENGIDSVGVLFGYGSREELEASGATYVAEDVGKVAELLSA
- a CDS encoding DUF6159 family protein; the encoded protein is MVAIALRANNQLNNWRDFAFTLALYFVLALITNFFAGAVIFGATQRFRGENPTISSSLAGAWRKFGPLAAFSLMMATIGLALRMLEDRVPFAGRIAVDLLGAAWSIANVFALPVIVLSEGSVAPFDATKQSVHTIKQIWGESIVVNLGIGFVSGLAVLGYILIWAIIAAVPFMLPIAAPGAPGFSIPGAVFIPVVLLAVGGFIALIAVLSVLSSIAKAALYHYATSGQAPEAFNAELLRTSMTPKKARKVF
- a CDS encoding A/G-specific adenine glycosylase; translation: MDERVIVDFRERVWEFYREQGRDLPWRREVTPYGVFVSEVMLQQTQVSRVLGHWPRWLERFGSFEALAAASVAEVVEAWQGLGYNRRALWLREAAQMVVREFGGVLPRDPAELVRLPGIGPNTAGSIAAFAYDEPVVFIETNIRRVFLHEFFEDSPALCASYPDGVPDAVLRPLIEAALDRQHPREWYWALMDYGADLAKRVVNPNRRSRHYAVQSTFAGSVRQLRGEVLRRLLDGPKRVRELGIGDERLPAVLAALVREGFLIEKGDTFGLAK
- a CDS encoding PadR family transcriptional regulator, which encodes MKPLDDYEQTLLSGWEDTYSKGQLTLWIMLSLKDSQKHMGQIKDFILEATHGLVTPDDKSVYRSLRRFRDAQLVDHRLEPNPGGPALKIYQLTPTGAAVLQAFLARNIEDILYQPRIRTLIKQDQSWNQPQKSAVSAAAGKSPKARGASSNSTKNLPPFPSSALPSNS
- a CDS encoding PHP domain-containing protein codes for the protein MYESLHNHTTASDGTQTYLEVLEAARRNKVGVVAFTDHDTLPSEVDLAKLRAYDGPVKWLVGCEISSGLPVELGGGVTSSLHILGLFTDPTNVALREHCRRAVAARVERMERIVTNLRGLKFTISVEDCLAASGGETVGRPHIVRALNAHPENAAIVEQMRMDMELAAVGSAAVAMDYAHMMERPASDYPYRLFLSDDAFVAGIYVDYLYSIDLDAAVKLIRGAGGVAVVAHWYTAARKIDAGMLEGMLRDGRLDGVELMGNPMNGAARRAEPVLAAMAKRVGCITTYGIDGHREQDIENFVNDQSVAGKSLGQTARLIERVKPDLSFSNLG